A portion of the Paenibacillus marchantiae genome contains these proteins:
- a CDS encoding helix-turn-helix domain-containing protein, giving the protein MTDVDQLASIFADNSFKIDGINRLVLQPKSILREFRTLNHGFLFVVRGEASMSVDGTIYELQPGSVFHAAPGMQLDSQVNGHSEYEYYLVFYSFDLLEKGDSIQECDSHFKLDSGANPRVVELLVMLQEQLHAQGGIGKLRVKELFLSIMVQVFTGCSQRENGTSPSEKVIEQAISYIHGHYMNLLTLDELAELHGMSSKRFSYFFHKYTGFRPIDYVIHYRMERAGELLKSGSYLIRDVAISVGYTNPLYFSRIFKSKFGVSPSEYTHLN; this is encoded by the coding sequence ATGACAGATGTGGATCAATTAGCTTCAATATTTGCAGATAATTCTTTTAAAATAGATGGAATCAATCGATTGGTTTTACAGCCCAAAAGTATATTGCGTGAATTCAGAACATTAAATCATGGATTTCTTTTTGTGGTACGGGGAGAAGCCAGTATGTCAGTAGATGGAACGATATACGAATTACAGCCCGGGTCCGTTTTTCATGCAGCACCAGGCATGCAGTTGGACTCACAAGTGAATGGTCATTCAGAGTATGAATATTATTTAGTATTTTATAGTTTTGACCTATTGGAAAAGGGCGACAGCATTCAGGAATGCGACTCTCATTTCAAATTGGACTCCGGGGCCAATCCAAGGGTTGTTGAATTACTGGTTATGCTGCAGGAACAATTACACGCGCAAGGGGGAATTGGCAAACTTCGAGTCAAAGAATTATTTTTGAGCATCATGGTTCAGGTTTTTACAGGCTGCAGTCAACGGGAAAATGGAACTTCGCCGAGTGAAAAGGTGATTGAGCAAGCCATCTCTTATATACATGGACATTACATGAATCTGCTGACACTGGATGAGCTAGCAGAGTTACATGGCATGAGTTCAAAGCGTTTCTCCTACTTTTTTCACAAATACACGGGATTCCGCCCAATTGACTATGTCATCCATTATCGCATGGAGAGGGCAGGGGAGCTGCTGAAATCAGGTAGTTATTTGATTCGCGATGTTGCGATCAGTGTTGGTTATACCAATCCGCTCTATTTCAGTCGAATTTTTAAAAGTAAATTTGGTGTTTCTCCTTCGGAATACACGCATCTTAATTAA
- a CDS encoding Ig-like domain repeat protein: protein MIRGIKQKIIILVILALTLPTLMDTGTGTALAQGGTVTEISASSASSTYGKEVTFTATVTNPAIEQTIPSGMVTFMDGEQALVTAPLRQPEPKITTSSTNALIPPGSKVVCTDSPNNTCPIVQWGQYTYWAYSYTNNDNAMNIVAYDASGNIVKQWTKGGARYLSKITMDAAAQTLTFWGQGNDSITMGLEELLAPASIANFTTADLRIGTHAIRAVYSGDANYSSSETSELSYEVNRIPSFTELSSSENPSRIGKSVDLIASVTSSDLQEPLTGTVDFINGSNHLIGSATVVDGIATLSVSSFSVGLNSIEAKYNGDDLYAGSHSFFQQAVDLKRSSAQLTSSKSETLHGDSVVLTAKIDSPDGGTPTGDVVFQDGEEQIAQVSLSSGKATFTTSELGIGNHSLTATYEGDDTFYESVSGDISLKVSVNTLATLNSTIGTVSKGGTSQETIKNIPYGTTLAALKAAITPAAHATFEVYDADGIHVAQTLETGRKVIVIAEDGVTKVTYTITLLAQTQNPPEAPTTGGGSSFPSEALSKPNNAPVISSNGQLKLMAGQAGEVSLGTEIKISIPTNATVKDLQLIIKKVQDTFSLLKNNEILASPVYELEKNFAENFNSPITLTFVFDPSVVKGKQQVAVFYYDEGKKIWVEVGGKVIGNQITVDVDHFTKFAVLSIDKTPTINVSDITGHWAEANIQKAIASGIVNGYTDGTFKPNSTVTRAEFAVMLMNVLKPQGEAVSLSFTDETEIDTWARTAVAQAVQAGIIKGYTDGAFHPNDHITRAEMAIMLAKASGITIENNAVTNFADDKDIAAWASGSILYVQQAGLMQGKGNHMFAPNDKATRAEAVTVLLNRSVQQEQ from the coding sequence ATGATTCGCGGAATTAAACAGAAGATAATAATCTTGGTTATTCTCGCTTTGACGTTACCTACACTGATGGATACTGGGACTGGCACGGCTCTTGCACAGGGGGGGACGGTAACAGAAATTTCGGCGAGTTCCGCATCGTCGACCTATGGAAAGGAAGTTACCTTTACCGCCACGGTAACGAATCCGGCAATCGAACAAACCATACCAAGCGGGATGGTAACCTTTATGGATGGGGAACAAGCTCTGGTGACGGCTCCTTTAAGGCAGCCTGAGCCTAAGATTACAACATCTTCTACAAATGCTTTAATCCCTCCTGGAAGTAAAGTGGTTTGCACAGACAGCCCTAACAATACCTGTCCCATTGTTCAGTGGGGGCAATACACGTACTGGGCTTATAGTTATACCAATAATGACAATGCTATGAATATTGTCGCTTACGATGCTTCCGGCAACATCGTGAAGCAATGGACAAAAGGGGGGGCACGTTATTTGTCGAAAATTACGATGGATGCTGCTGCGCAGACCCTCACCTTCTGGGGGCAAGGCAATGATAGCATTACAATGGGTTTGGAAGAATTACTCGCGCCTGCGTCCATTGCCAACTTCACGACAGCGGATCTAAGGATCGGCACACACGCCATTCGTGCTGTGTACTCAGGTGACGCCAATTATTCCTCAAGTGAAACATCTGAATTGAGTTATGAGGTAAACCGGATTCCTTCATTTACCGAGTTAAGCTCAAGCGAGAATCCTTCACGGATAGGAAAGTCTGTTGATTTAATTGCGTCAGTAACGTCTTCAGATCTTCAGGAACCTCTTACAGGAACAGTTGATTTCATAAACGGGTCGAATCATTTGATAGGCTCAGCAACTGTAGTTGATGGCATAGCCACACTTTCCGTCTCTTCTTTTTCTGTCGGATTAAACAGTATAGAGGCAAAGTATAACGGGGATGACCTCTATGCAGGCAGTCACTCTTTCTTTCAACAGGCAGTTGATCTGAAGCGTTCATCGGCTCAGTTGACGAGCAGTAAATCGGAAACACTGCACGGAGATTCAGTCGTCTTGACAGCAAAGATAGATAGTCCGGATGGCGGTACACCCACCGGAGACGTCGTTTTTCAGGATGGTGAGGAGCAAATTGCTCAAGTATCTTTATCCAGTGGCAAGGCAACTTTTACGACTTCAGAGCTGGGTATCGGCAATCATTCCCTTACGGCAACCTATGAAGGAGACGATACGTTCTATGAAAGTGTCTCCGGTGACATCAGCTTAAAAGTCAGTGTGAATACATTAGCAACGTTGAATTCCACTATTGGAACAGTAAGTAAAGGTGGGACAAGTCAGGAAACGATTAAAAATATCCCATATGGTACAACGCTTGCTGCGCTCAAAGCTGCCATTACCCCTGCAGCACATGCAACATTTGAAGTTTACGATGCGGATGGGATTCATGTAGCACAAACATTGGAAACTGGCAGGAAAGTCATTGTTATAGCAGAGGACGGAGTAACAAAGGTAACTTATACAATTACGTTGCTTGCACAGACGCAGAACCCACCAGAGGCTCCAACGACGGGCGGCGGTTCGTCGTTTCCTAGCGAGGCATTATCGAAGCCAAACAATGCTCCGGTTATTTCAAGTAATGGTCAACTAAAGCTTATGGCAGGCCAAGCAGGAGAGGTTAGCTTGGGGACCGAGATTAAAATCTCAATTCCGACTAACGCCACTGTGAAAGATCTGCAATTGATCATTAAAAAGGTGCAGGATACGTTTAGCCTTTTAAAAAATAACGAGATTCTTGCCAGCCCGGTTTATGAGCTTGAGAAAAATTTTGCAGAAAACTTCAATTCTCCGATTACACTGACCTTCGTGTTTGATCCATCCGTCGTTAAAGGCAAGCAGCAAGTTGCAGTCTTTTATTATGATGAAGGCAAAAAGATTTGGGTGGAAGTTGGTGGTAAAGTTATCGGAAATCAAATAACTGTCGATGTCGATCACTTCACCAAGTTTGCGGTTCTGTCCATCGACAAAACGCCGACCATAAACGTCAGTGATATTACCGGACATTGGGCGGAAGCCAATATTCAAAAAGCGATTGCAAGCGGAATCGTCAACGGATACACCGATGGTACGTTTAAGCCTAATTCGACAGTAACACGTGCAGAATTCGCGGTGATGCTGATGAATGTGTTGAAACCACAGGGCGAAGCAGTATCGCTATCGTTCACAGACGAGACCGAAATTGATACATGGGCAAGGACGGCAGTTGCACAGGCGGTACAAGCAGGTATTATTAAAGGATACACCGATGGTGCTTTCCATCCAAATGATCACATTACACGTGCAGAGATGGCCATCATGCTTGCTAAAGCTTCGGGTATAACCATTGAGAATAATGCTGTAACCAACTTTGCTGACGATAAGGATATTGCAGCTTGGGCAAGTGGAAGCATCCTTTATGTGCAGCAGGCAGGTTTGATGCAAGGAAAAGGAAATCATATGTTTGCGCCGAATGATAAAGCAACTAGAGCGGAGGCCGTAACTGTTCTGCTGAATAGATCAGTCCAACAAGAGCAATAA
- a CDS encoding response regulator, which yields MIQIIAVDDEKPALRRVTKLLELIPQVQIVGLFHSSTDCLEYILTEPERIDLALLDIEMPMINGLELARRLQECRPEIHIAFLTAYEGYAKSAFEVEAIDFLLKPILQNDLERTIGRLVKRNGSKNEATHQSKRGIAVQRFGPFNVLAESGDMIRFRNSKSKELLAYLHHHQGKAVSKAQIMDEIWYGKDEQRTQTNLYSTIYQLRKDLEVSGISDLISQTKTAGGSYSLNWRVSFDDVDSYEEEVRLFKQNSSLTHALKAVQLYGEGYLSGSGYAWATTRQAELELGYAELLEAIVKVYVRQQRFDIALNLMRKWAELNPLSSLLHVKMISLLLLMKREDDARSYYEIVRDLLDQDEESSRFDFKRFCSEPSRQFI from the coding sequence ATGATTCAAATCATTGCGGTGGATGATGAGAAGCCAGCTCTTCGCAGAGTTACGAAATTATTGGAACTGATTCCGCAAGTTCAGATAGTAGGCTTGTTCCATAGTTCGACGGATTGCTTGGAATATATTTTAACGGAGCCGGAAAGAATCGATTTGGCCTTGCTTGATATCGAGATGCCTATGATAAACGGTTTGGAGCTGGCACGACGACTTCAGGAATGCAGGCCAGAGATTCATATCGCATTTCTGACGGCCTATGAGGGGTATGCCAAGAGTGCTTTTGAGGTAGAAGCCATCGATTTTTTATTGAAGCCCATTCTGCAGAATGACCTGGAACGAACAATCGGAAGGCTCGTGAAAAGGAACGGTAGCAAGAATGAGGCAACGCATCAGTCTAAACGTGGAATTGCAGTTCAACGCTTCGGTCCCTTCAACGTTTTAGCGGAGAGCGGCGACATGATTCGCTTTCGTAATTCTAAGTCCAAGGAGCTCTTGGCTTATCTTCATCATCATCAAGGAAAAGCGGTCAGTAAAGCGCAGATTATGGATGAAATATGGTATGGGAAGGACGAACAGCGGACGCAAACCAATTTGTATTCGACGATTTATCAGCTTCGTAAGGATTTGGAGGTCTCGGGGATATCCGATCTTATATCTCAGACTAAAACGGCTGGTGGCAGCTACAGTCTGAATTGGCGGGTATCATTCGATGATGTCGATTCATATGAAGAAGAGGTACGGTTATTCAAACAGAATTCATCCTTAACACATGCGCTGAAGGCTGTCCAATTATATGGAGAGGGTTATCTATCGGGGAGCGGTTATGCTTGGGCAACGACGCGACAAGCTGAGCTTGAGCTCGGCTACGCAGAATTGCTTGAAGCAATAGTTAAGGTTTACGTGCGACAACAGCGTTTCGATATCGCATTGAATCTGATGCGCAAGTGGGCGGAGTTAAATCCCTTGAGTAGCCTGCTCCATGTCAAAATGATTTCGTTGCTGCTCCTGATGAAAAGGGAAGACGACGCAAGGTCTTATTATGAGATTGTTCGGGATCTACTCGATCAAGATGAGGAGTCATCGAGGTTCGATTTCAAACGGTTTTGCTCCGAACCTTCACGCCAATTTATTTGA
- a CDS encoding putative quinol monooxygenase produces MIIIHAHLQVKPDQEQAFWEATKVLIPATRNEEGNISYDLAKSTEREHHYTMIELWKDEAATASHNASAHFQAFVQQAAAFMAAPMNVEVFAGEAVKR; encoded by the coding sequence ATGATTATCATTCACGCTCACTTGCAAGTTAAACCAGACCAGGAACAAGCTTTTTGGGAAGCTACAAAAGTGCTGATCCCTGCAACACGTAATGAAGAAGGCAACATCAGCTATGATCTCGCCAAAAGTACTGAACGCGAACATCACTACACGATGATTGAGCTGTGGAAAGACGAAGCCGCTACAGCTTCCCATAATGCAAGCGCCCATTTCCAGGCTTTCGTTCAACAAGCAGCAGCATTCATGGCCGCTCCAATGAACGTTGAAGTATTCGCTGGAGAAGCGGTTAAACGCTAA
- a CDS encoding iron-hydroxamate ABC transporter substrate-binding protein, translating to MRKLFVPFILVLVLLLSACGSNSAKDTTENATTSNESTSSNTDSTGSSSESDSGTFTYQSETGPVEVPSHPQRVVVLTRFLTGNVMALDVPLVGVDEMSKENPNFKDKLANTEAVTDESLEKIIELNPDLIIGLSDIKNIDKLKQIAPTVTYTYGKVDFLKQQLEIGKLVNKEKEAQAWVDDFDARSKKVGEEIKAKIGDNATVSVIETFNKQLYVYGENFGRGTEILYNQFGLGMPVKVKEATKKDGFFAVSNEVLKDYMGDYVIFSKNADEDNSFQNTETYKNIDAVKNNRVFEADAKAFYFNDPLSMEYQLEFFIEHFLGK from the coding sequence ATGAGAAAGCTTTTTGTTCCATTTATATTAGTTCTGGTCTTATTGCTTAGCGCTTGTGGAAGCAACTCAGCCAAAGATACAACGGAGAATGCAACTACATCCAACGAATCCACTTCTTCGAACACGGATTCAACAGGTTCTTCATCCGAGTCAGATTCGGGTACGTTCACATATCAATCGGAGACAGGTCCTGTGGAAGTTCCTTCCCACCCGCAACGTGTGGTTGTGCTGACCCGATTCCTGACAGGAAACGTGATGGCACTGGATGTGCCGCTGGTTGGTGTGGATGAAATGTCCAAGGAGAACCCGAATTTCAAAGATAAACTTGCGAATACTGAGGCGGTTACCGACGAAAGTCTGGAGAAAATTATTGAATTGAACCCAGATCTGATTATCGGCCTGTCTGATATCAAGAACATTGATAAGCTGAAGCAAATTGCTCCAACAGTCACCTATACATATGGTAAGGTGGACTTCCTCAAGCAACAACTGGAGATCGGAAAGCTTGTGAACAAAGAAAAAGAAGCCCAGGCCTGGGTTGACGATTTTGACGCTCGAAGCAAAAAAGTAGGGGAAGAAATCAAAGCCAAAATTGGCGACAATGCGACTGTATCCGTTATTGAAACGTTCAATAAACAACTTTATGTGTATGGCGAAAATTTCGGACGTGGAACGGAAATACTTTATAATCAATTCGGTTTAGGTATGCCAGTTAAGGTCAAGGAAGCTACTAAGAAAGACGGATTCTTTGCTGTATCGAACGAAGTATTGAAAGACTACATGGGAGACTATGTAATATTCAGTAAAAATGCCGATGAGGACAATTCGTTCCAAAATACCGAAACATACAAAAATATTGATGCGGTGAAAAATAATCGAGTATTTGAAGCCGATGCCAAGGCATTCTACTTCAATGATCCACTCAGCATGGAATACCAGCTGGAATTCTTTATCGAACATTTTCTTGGCAAGTAA
- a CDS encoding helix-turn-helix domain-containing protein, producing MNNSEWAESYFPIYTADSIQSLYSTSTMPIHRIHENLTVLLAVSSGKGSLHLDDHIYELTDGMVILIPAQSDVVIQGNQMHPLHIYTLSIRTQEQKRSLPMIAMGRSSVLATETLIEFYEPAIAAQLEELYMYRLPGNEVRHMRNQILFHQVLMSLLERMEAKYIASEQPSMERSITFMENHVSEKITTEGLSEIAGVSRSHYSILFKQLTGFSPNEYLSRLRVHRAKELLIGGSASLREIALKVGYKDEFYLSRRFKQQTGESPSGYTRRRPSQRVAVWCAPYASHLMLLGLEPAVVISESSEYVSTEGVSPPQTIRFIHSDSSPEQIKSALLDANIELIIAANQHLHMNGLSSERLRSIAPIVEIAWMELGWKEHLRFIAQAIQRGEKAEQWLADFEREEQQAREAIQTSQIVNETLTILVIKPDTLQIYGIRNVGYVMYQSLGLRPPAKIAQEIQRFGDQFHSVSIQLSELQDYEGTRMLVIVFPDEKGSKAHSEGIFNSEYWKGLEAVKRNRIYHLEQEEWIPYNPVSIRLQLGRAVSLWTGIQ from the coding sequence ATGAACAACTCGGAATGGGCAGAGTCCTATTTTCCAATATATACAGCAGACAGCATTCAATCATTGTATAGTACGTCAACCATGCCGATACATAGGATCCATGAGAACCTAACCGTTCTGTTGGCCGTTTCAAGTGGTAAGGGTTCACTTCATCTCGACGATCACATATACGAACTCACCGATGGCATGGTAATCCTTATTCCGGCGCAGAGTGATGTCGTTATACAGGGGAATCAGATGCATCCACTTCATATATACACCCTCTCCATTCGCACGCAAGAACAGAAGAGATCACTGCCAATGATAGCCATGGGACGGTCCAGTGTGCTCGCAACAGAAACTCTTATTGAGTTCTATGAACCTGCGATTGCAGCACAGCTTGAGGAGCTCTATATGTATCGTTTACCTGGAAATGAAGTCAGGCATATGCGTAACCAGATTCTGTTTCATCAAGTACTGATGAGTCTGTTGGAACGAATGGAAGCAAAATATATTGCGAGTGAGCAACCATCTATGGAACGCAGCATCACATTTATGGAAAACCATGTTAGTGAGAAGATAACAACCGAAGGACTTTCCGAAATTGCGGGAGTCAGTCGCTCTCACTACTCCATCCTATTTAAGCAGCTTACTGGATTTTCACCCAATGAGTATCTCTCACGCTTGCGTGTTCACCGTGCCAAAGAGTTATTAATTGGCGGGTCCGCTTCACTTCGTGAGATCGCGCTGAAGGTCGGATATAAGGATGAATTCTATCTTAGTCGTCGCTTCAAGCAGCAGACAGGAGAGAGTCCTTCAGGTTACACACGTCGCAGACCTTCTCAACGAGTGGCTGTGTGGTGTGCACCTTATGCAAGCCATCTAATGTTACTTGGATTGGAACCAGCGGTCGTCATCTCGGAAAGCAGCGAATATGTAAGCACAGAGGGAGTTAGCCCACCTCAAACGATACGTTTTATCCATTCTGACAGTTCACCTGAACAAATAAAGTCCGCATTGCTAGATGCTAATATTGAGCTCATCATTGCAGCAAATCAGCATCTACATATGAACGGATTAAGTTCTGAACGTCTGAGATCCATCGCTCCTATTGTTGAAATTGCTTGGATGGAGCTTGGTTGGAAAGAACATCTGCGGTTTATCGCACAGGCCATTCAAAGGGGGGAGAAGGCAGAACAATGGCTGGCAGACTTTGAAAGGGAAGAACAGCAGGCACGGGAAGCCATTCAGACGAGCCAGATTGTGAATGAGACGCTGACCATTCTCGTCATAAAACCGGATACTTTACAAATATATGGAATCAGAAATGTCGGATATGTGATGTATCAATCACTCGGATTACGTCCTCCGGCCAAGATTGCCCAGGAAATACAGAGGTTTGGCGACCAATTTCATTCGGTCTCTATCCAACTGTCGGAACTTCAGGATTACGAGGGCACTCGTATGCTCGTCATTGTTTTTCCAGATGAAAAGGGGTCCAAGGCTCATTCAGAAGGTATATTTAACTCGGAATACTGGAAAGGGCTTGAGGCAGTGAAGCGAAATCGGATCTATCATCTGGAGCAGGAAGAGTGGATACCCTACAACCCGGTTTCCATTCGTTTGCAGCTCGGACGGGCTGTATCCTTATGGACTGGCATCCAATAA
- a CDS encoding NAD(P)/FAD-dependent oxidoreductase yields MKDHELFDVTIIGGGPAGLFSAFYSGLREMKTKIIEFQPYLGGKVHVYPEKMIWDIGGLQPVPGAQLIEQMVNQGLTFQPEVVLGEKVTSISKDEQGHFVLHTASEEKHYSKTVILAIGGGILKPIKLEIEGAERFEVTNLHYTVKSLSRFKDKTVLISGGGNAAIDWANELALIAKQVYLTYRKDTLKGHEAEISRLENSSVECLLNTTIEKLVATDDHQQIETVVLKRNEDGASLELAVDEVIINYGYERDKELLVNSHIKIDMKDHWIAGTPVSETSVPGIFAAGDILHHEGKLHLIAGAFQDAANAVNKAKLYVAPEANTHGMVSSHNDLFTQKNRELMKHLYTK; encoded by the coding sequence ATGAAAGATCATGAATTGTTTGATGTAACGATTATTGGTGGTGGGCCTGCCGGATTATTTTCAGCTTTTTATAGCGGTTTGCGTGAAATGAAAACCAAAATCATTGAATTCCAGCCCTATCTTGGCGGAAAGGTACATGTGTATCCTGAGAAAATGATCTGGGATATAGGGGGCTTACAACCCGTTCCGGGCGCACAACTAATCGAACAAATGGTCAATCAGGGGCTGACTTTCCAGCCAGAGGTTGTTCTTGGAGAAAAGGTCACGTCCATATCCAAGGATGAGCAAGGACACTTCGTACTGCACACCGCTTCTGAGGAAAAACATTACTCCAAAACTGTGATTTTAGCTATTGGTGGAGGAATTCTGAAGCCGATTAAACTGGAAATTGAAGGTGCAGAACGTTTCGAGGTAACGAACTTACATTATACAGTCAAATCGCTGTCCCGTTTCAAGGACAAAACGGTTCTGATCTCGGGTGGCGGTAATGCGGCGATTGATTGGGCAAACGAGCTTGCCCTTATTGCCAAACAAGTCTATTTAACGTATCGGAAAGATACGCTGAAAGGCCATGAAGCTGAAATATCACGTCTTGAGAATAGTTCAGTCGAATGCTTGCTCAATACAACGATTGAGAAGCTGGTCGCTACAGACGATCATCAACAGATTGAGACGGTTGTGCTGAAGCGTAATGAGGACGGAGCTTCATTGGAGCTGGCCGTGGATGAGGTCATCATTAACTACGGTTATGAGAGGGACAAGGAATTGCTTGTGAACAGTCATATTAAGATTGATATGAAGGATCATTGGATCGCAGGCACACCAGTCAGCGAAACATCCGTACCGGGCATTTTTGCTGCGGGAGATATTTTGCATCATGAAGGGAAGCTTCATTTGATCGCAGGAGCGTTCCAGGACGCAGCCAATGCGGTGAACAAAGCCAAACTGTACGTGGCACCCGAAGCCAATACACATGGAATGGTTTCCTCGCACAATGACTTGTTCACGCAGAAAAACCGTGAGCTGATGAAGCATCTATATACCAAATAA
- a CDS encoding FecCD family ABC transporter permease codes for MTMSARIRKQRLILLVCLLLILITAVVGMSWGYSSLSFKRVIPVLFGQGTFKEDFVLFSVRLPRIFITLLAGMALALSGSIFQSITRNDLADPGIIGINSGAGVAVAIFFLYFPIEVGTFVYMLPLAAFIGALLTAALIYLFSYSRTKGLDPIKMVLVGVGFSMALSGIMIVIISSAERSKVDFIAKWISGNIWGADWPFIWALLPWLIVLIPLTLFRTRRLDLMGLNEETAIGVGLKLERERLVLMVIAVAAAASAVSVTGGIAFIGLMAPHIAKALVGPRNSLFIPVAVLLGGWLLLIADTVGRNLVDPDGIAAGIMVSLIGVPYFVYLLLKK; via the coding sequence ATGACAATGTCTGCGCGAATTCGCAAGCAACGACTGATTCTGCTCGTGTGTTTGCTGCTGATCCTCATCACGGCTGTGGTAGGTATGAGCTGGGGGTATTCCTCGTTGTCTTTCAAAAGGGTAATTCCGGTGTTATTTGGCCAAGGTACATTTAAAGAAGACTTTGTTCTGTTTTCGGTCCGATTACCTCGAATTTTTATTACATTACTAGCTGGTATGGCGCTTGCGCTGTCAGGCTCTATTTTTCAGAGCATTACGCGTAATGACTTGGCCGATCCAGGCATCATTGGAATCAATTCAGGTGCAGGTGTTGCCGTTGCCATCTTCTTTCTGTATTTCCCGATTGAAGTGGGCACGTTCGTTTATATGTTACCGTTAGCTGCTTTTATTGGTGCATTACTGACAGCCGCGCTCATCTATCTGTTCTCCTATAGCCGGACCAAGGGACTTGATCCCATAAAAATGGTGTTGGTCGGGGTTGGATTCTCGATGGCGCTGTCAGGCATCATGATTGTCATCATATCTTCGGCGGAGCGATCCAAGGTCGACTTTATTGCCAAGTGGATCTCCGGAAACATATGGGGGGCAGACTGGCCATTCATATGGGCTTTGCTGCCTTGGCTGATTGTGTTAATCCCGCTTACTTTGTTCAGAACCAGACGGCTTGATCTCATGGGATTGAACGAAGAAACGGCAATCGGAGTGGGGTTGAAGCTGGAGCGGGAACGCTTGGTACTCATGGTGATTGCTGTTGCAGCTGCCGCATCTGCTGTATCGGTTACGGGAGGAATCGCGTTTATCGGTTTGATGGCTCCACACATCGCCAAAGCGCTGGTCGGTCCACGTAACTCGTTATTTATTCCTGTAGCCGTTCTGCTTGGAGGCTGGCTTCTATTAATTGCAGATACGGTTGGACGCAACCTGGTTGATCCTGATGGAATTGCAGCAGGAATTATGGTCTCCCTAATCGGTGTGCCGTATTTTGTCTATTTATTATTGAAGAAATAA
- a CDS encoding FecCD family ABC transporter permease, with protein MKNKRLPFRFATKLLGSVLVLIVCFIIAMMFGAEETTFRNLWLTLTSATKNDNILILREIRLPRELAAMLIGAALAVSGGIMQGITRNPLADPGLLGLTSGANMALALAFVFMPSLGYFGIMVACFVGAALGAALVIVLGSMRRGSLSPIRVVLAGAAVSAFMYAISDGISIFFKISKDVSMWTSGGLIGTTWGQIQAIAPVILIGLAVVPFLSNQINILSLSDEVATGLGQKLVLVKTVLFLLVIVLTGASVALIGNMAFVGLMIPHIVRKLVGTDYRYIIPVSIFAGASFMLVAETLGRTINAPYETPVVAIASMLGLPFFLFVVRRGGKAFS; from the coding sequence ATGAAAAATAAACGACTTCCTTTTCGGTTTGCAACCAAGCTGCTGGGTAGTGTACTCGTACTTATCGTGTGTTTCATCATCGCCATGATGTTTGGCGCAGAAGAAACGACATTCCGCAATCTATGGCTGACCCTGACCTCTGCGACGAAGAACGATAATATTCTTATTCTGCGAGAGATCAGACTCCCACGGGAACTCGCTGCCATGCTGATCGGAGCGGCTCTCGCCGTCTCCGGAGGCATCATGCAGGGAATTACTCGCAATCCGCTGGCTGATCCTGGACTGCTCGGTTTGACTTCAGGTGCCAATATGGCACTCGCCCTGGCTTTTGTTTTCATGCCATCACTCGGATATTTTGGAATTATGGTCGCTTGTTTTGTTGGTGCTGCACTTGGAGCAGCATTGGTTATTGTGCTCGGCTCGATGCGGAGGGGGAGCTTATCCCCTATTCGGGTAGTGCTTGCCGGGGCAGCTGTATCCGCTTTTATGTATGCCATCTCGGATGGCATCAGTATCTTTTTCAAAATTTCCAAGGATGTATCCATGTGGACTTCGGGAGGACTCATCGGAACGACATGGGGCCAGATTCAAGCTATTGCGCCTGTCATACTGATTGGTTTAGCTGTAGTTCCGTTTCTTTCCAACCAGATCAACATTCTTAGCCTGAGCGATGAGGTGGCGACTGGACTGGGGCAGAAACTTGTACTCGTCAAAACTGTTCTGTTCCTGCTGGTCATCGTGCTTACCGGAGCGTCGGTTGCATTGATCGGAAATATGGCCTTTGTCGGCTTAATGATCCCGCACATTGTCCGTAAATTGGTGGGCACGGATTATCGGTATATTATACCCGTATCCATTTTTGCCGGAGCATCGTTTATGCTGGTTGCCGAAACACTGGGTCGAACGATAAATGCACCTTACGAAACACCTGTGGTCGCCATTGCTTCCATGCTTGGATTACCTTTCTTCCTGTTCGTTGTGCGTAGAGGGGGCAAAGCGTTCTCATGA